The genomic stretch AGCATGTGCGCATCTTGGCCCGGACCCGCGACTGGCTGCGCTACGAGGTGCCGGAGCACTACATCCGCCGTGATGCGCGGGGGCACTACAGGGGGCAGAAACAAATCTGGTTCCTGTTGCAACTCACCGGGCGCGACTGCGACATGAATTTGCGGGCGACCGACCACCCGGAGTTCGATGCCTGGCGCTGGAACGAGTACTGGGTGCCGCTGGACGTGGTGATCGAGTTCAAGCGCGACGTCTACCAGATGGCGCTGACCGAGCTGGCGCGCTTTCTGCCGCGCGCCAACCACCACAATCGGTATCTGCGAGGCGGC from Caldimonas brevitalea encodes the following:
- a CDS encoding RNA pyrophosphohydrolase, which translates into the protein MLDREGFRPNVGIILLNQKNQVFWGKRIRTHSWQFPQGGIKHGESPEQAMYRELHEEVGLKPEHVRILARTRDWLRYEVPEHYIRRDARGHYRGQKQIWFLLQLTGRDCDMNLRATDHPEFDAWRWNEYWVPLDVVIEFKRDVYQMALTELARFLPRANHHNRYLRGGMRPHHRDETAPRTERGSAQTVAEPLDGDLDGNL